From a region of the Streptomyces sp. NBC_00193 genome:
- a CDS encoding serine protease gives MDQQGDVRTHPEAPAGPERRRERRRPAVSPGLKGIVSAALAGAVALLAVVFVRDSGGYEERGALPFPTVGVLMANGEHWCTASVVDSPQGNVVATAAHCVAPAGEDGRPGEAAHDGLAIGELAFAPAFSGEGSGQRPLGVWKVRSVQVDERWTKWGEDTADFAFLTVEPDADGRSLQEVVGHGEAPKPVWTSGYEREVTVVGYPQSEHNPENKPVACTTQSRHDEDDPAMLYINCSGFWTGTSGSPWIADRGGPGRPGQLIGVLSGGDTDVDSTAALFDDRAKALYERAAKQSG, from the coding sequence GTGGATCAGCAAGGTGATGTCCGCACCCACCCCGAAGCCCCGGCCGGCCCCGAGCGGCGGCGCGAGCGGCGCCGCCCCGCGGTGAGCCCCGGGCTCAAGGGGATCGTTTCGGCCGCCCTCGCGGGGGCCGTCGCACTGCTCGCCGTGGTGTTCGTCAGGGATTCCGGCGGCTACGAGGAACGCGGCGCGCTCCCCTTCCCCACCGTCGGCGTCCTCATGGCCAACGGCGAGCACTGGTGCACGGCCAGCGTCGTCGACAGCCCGCAGGGCAACGTCGTCGCCACCGCCGCGCACTGCGTGGCCCCCGCCGGCGAGGACGGGCGGCCGGGCGAGGCCGCGCACGACGGGCTGGCCATCGGCGAGCTGGCCTTCGCCCCCGCCTTCTCCGGGGAGGGCTCCGGGCAGCGGCCGCTCGGCGTGTGGAAGGTGCGCTCCGTCCAGGTCGACGAGCGCTGGACGAAGTGGGGCGAGGACACCGCCGACTTCGCCTTCCTCACCGTCGAACCGGACGCGGACGGGCGCAGCCTGCAAGAGGTCGTCGGACACGGCGAGGCCCCGAAGCCCGTGTGGACCTCCGGCTACGAGCGGGAGGTGACCGTCGTCGGCTATCCGCAGTCCGAGCACAACCCCGAGAACAAGCCCGTCGCCTGTACGACGCAGAGCCGGCACGACGAGGACGACCCCGCGATGCTCTACATCAACTGCTCGGGGTTCTGGACGGGGACGAGCGGCAGCCCGTGGATCGCCGACCGCGGCGGGCCGGGGCGGCCGGGCCAGCTCATCGGGGTGCTGAGCGGCGGGGACACGGACGTGGACTCCACGGCCGCCCTGTTCGACGACCGCGCGAAGGCCCTGTACGAGCGGGCGGCGAAGCAGAGCGGTTGA
- a CDS encoding esterase family protein, which produces MHQDLQGDRAATTGDGATTTEGAATTATSGGGAGPEGAAGPGAGRPKRRLRLILISGGLGLTLLAGGGAAAYHYGLFSDIGDPVSFGKSRTAASTASDTGSAPGVRMPTGPKADFVRTSRLPDGTQIAKATLTGKKSGFTGDVWVWVPKEYDDPAYADSAFPVLISLPGGRGYPTNYWGTGPGLGLQQAVSDGAKSGKSLPFILVMPVHNADTKHHFDASDIPGEPKMGTWMVEDVPDFAKANFRTFTSRDGWAFMGSSAGGFGAFKHVLKYPDRFKAAIASGVDIVPDSPLWKGNTQAMDENNPEKLAAKLIAAGGPDVYVNFQIGTKESGREKAERFMKDYGKGPVHTTLQVIQDGEHNGKSYVRGMREGALEWISKVMSAPTPKPRPAPSGGASGAAPR; this is translated from the coding sequence GTGCACCAAGACCTGCAGGGTGACAGGGCCGCCACCACCGGGGACGGCGCGACCACGACCGAGGGCGCCGCCACGACCGCCACGAGCGGCGGCGGCGCCGGTCCCGAGGGCGCCGCCGGTCCCGGGGCCGGCCGCCCCAAGCGCCGGCTGCGCCTGATCCTGATCAGCGGGGGGCTCGGGCTCACCCTCCTGGCGGGCGGCGGGGCGGCCGCGTACCACTACGGCCTCTTCTCGGACATAGGCGATCCCGTCTCCTTCGGGAAGTCCCGGACCGCGGCCTCCACCGCCTCCGACACCGGGTCCGCACCCGGCGTACGCATGCCCACCGGGCCGAAGGCCGATTTCGTCCGGACCTCCCGGCTGCCGGACGGCACCCAGATCGCCAAGGCCACCCTGACGGGCAAGAAGTCCGGGTTCACGGGCGACGTCTGGGTGTGGGTGCCGAAGGAGTACGACGACCCGGCCTACGCCGACAGCGCCTTCCCGGTCCTGATCTCCCTGCCCGGCGGCCGCGGCTACCCCACGAACTACTGGGGGACGGGCCCCGGCCTCGGCCTCCAGCAGGCCGTGAGCGACGGGGCGAAGTCCGGCAAGAGCCTGCCCTTCATCCTGGTCATGCCGGTGCACAACGCCGACACCAAGCACCACTTCGACGCCTCGGACATCCCCGGAGAGCCCAAGATGGGCACCTGGATGGTCGAAGACGTCCCGGATTTCGCGAAGGCCAATTTCCGGACCTTCACCTCCCGCGACGGGTGGGCCTTCATGGGCTCCTCGGCGGGCGGATTCGGAGCCTTCAAGCACGTCCTGAAGTACCCCGACCGCTTCAAGGCGGCCATCGCGAGCGGGGTCGACATCGTCCCCGATTCCCCGCTGTGGAAGGGAAACACGCAGGCCATGGACGAGAACAACCCGGAGAAGCTCGCCGCGAAGCTGATCGCGGCGGGCGGCCCGGACGTCTACGTGAACTTCCAGATCGGCACCAAGGAGTCCGGCCGGGAAAAGGCCGAGCGGTTCATGAAGGACTACGGCAAGGGTCCCGTGCACACCACGCTGCAGGTGATCCAGGATGGTGAGCACAACGGGAAGTCCTACGTACGCGGGATGAGGGAGGGCGCACTGGAGTGGATCAGCAAGGTGATGTCCGCACCCACCCCGAAGCCCCGGCCGGCCCCGAGCGGCGGCGCGAGCGGCGCCGCCCCGCGGTGA
- a CDS encoding esterase family protein: MLWTSAAVAFVLLLGGGGFAAWKLDWFSGNGSSVSFGKTPPPADAGTAQGNPGQTPASPPAPTGDPDVQPATGPSSEFKQTTKLDDGTIIAKTRLKGAKSGFEGDVWVWTPKEYADPKYAKSGFPVLIALPGGNGFPSNYWADRSLGLQKAISEGVQAGTSLPFIVIMPVLNPDAKYYYDGSDIPGQPKMGTWIAEDVPDFTRANFRTYKSRDGWAFMGSSSGAFVGMKQVLQHPDKFKAVIASGGEIVPDSPFWKGHQAEMDANNPEKLAQKLIDTGGPEVYINFQIGTKESGKERMTQFQQKYAKGPVKMTIRDIQNGEHNGWHYVRGMKEGSLEWVSKVLKGPKPETG, encoded by the coding sequence GTGCTGTGGACCAGCGCGGCCGTGGCGTTCGTGCTCCTCCTCGGCGGTGGTGGCTTCGCCGCCTGGAAGCTGGACTGGTTCTCCGGCAACGGCTCCTCGGTGAGCTTCGGCAAGACCCCGCCCCCCGCCGACGCGGGGACGGCGCAGGGGAACCCGGGCCAGACCCCCGCGAGTCCGCCCGCGCCGACCGGCGACCCGGACGTGCAGCCGGCGACCGGCCCGAGCTCCGAGTTCAAGCAGACCACCAAGCTCGACGACGGCACGATCATCGCCAAGACCCGCCTCAAGGGAGCCAAGTCCGGCTTCGAGGGCGACGTCTGGGTGTGGACGCCGAAGGAGTACGCGGACCCGAAGTACGCCAAGAGCGGCTTCCCGGTGCTCATCGCGCTCCCCGGGGGCAACGGCTTCCCGAGCAACTACTGGGCCGACCGCAGCCTCGGCCTCCAGAAGGCCATCAGCGAGGGCGTCCAGGCCGGCACCAGCCTGCCGTTCATCGTGATCATGCCGGTGCTCAACCCGGACGCGAAGTACTACTACGACGGCTCCGACATACCCGGACAGCCCAAGATGGGCACCTGGATCGCCGAGGACGTCCCGGACTTCACCCGCGCCAACTTCCGTACGTACAAGTCCCGCGACGGCTGGGCCTTCATGGGCTCCTCCTCCGGCGCCTTCGTCGGCATGAAGCAGGTCCTCCAGCACCCGGACAAGTTCAAGGCCGTGATCGCGAGCGGCGGCGAGATCGTCCCCGACTCCCCGTTCTGGAAGGGCCACCAGGCGGAGATGGACGCGAACAACCCCGAGAAGCTCGCCCAGAAGCTGATCGACACGGGCGGTCCCGAGGTCTACATCAACTTCCAGATCGGGACCAAGGAGAGCGGCAAGGAGCGCATGACGCAGTTCCAGCAGAAGTACGCCAAGGGCCCGGTCAAGATGACCATCCGGGACATCCAGAACGGCGAGCACAACGGCTGGCACTACGTGCGCGGCATGAAGGAAGGCTCACTGGAATGGGTCAGCAAGGTCCTGAAGGGCCCGAAGCCCGAAACGGGCTGA
- a CDS encoding MarR family winged helix-turn-helix transcriptional regulator: MTSMPVEQRIGSYLKRAEQALVGAKNAAVKPAAVTVPQYAALLWLSEKPGISAASLARLCGVTPPTMNTVLKNLVERGLIERTPHELHRNVLETRLTDEGRSAMELADAGAVSVERALAAEFSDEERELLIGLLGRCAGVLDALR, translated from the coding sequence ATGACTTCCATGCCCGTCGAGCAGCGCATCGGCTCCTACCTCAAGCGCGCCGAGCAGGCGCTCGTCGGGGCCAAGAACGCGGCGGTGAAGCCGGCCGCAGTAACGGTTCCGCAGTACGCCGCCCTGCTCTGGCTCTCCGAGAAGCCCGGGATCTCCGCCGCCTCCCTCGCGCGGCTGTGCGGGGTGACGCCGCCGACCATGAACACCGTGCTGAAGAACCTCGTGGAGCGCGGACTCATCGAGCGGACCCCGCACGAACTCCACCGCAACGTCCTGGAGACCCGGCTCACCGACGAGGGGCGCTCCGCGATGGAGCTGGCCGACGCGGGGGCGGTGTCGGTGGAGCGGGCGCTCGCCGCCGAGTTCAGCGACGAGGAGCGGGAGCTGCTGATCGGACTGCTCGGGCGGTGCGCGGGCGTCCTCGATGCGCTGCGGTGA
- a CDS encoding SMP-30/gluconolactonase/LRE family protein encodes MKRLLPVALLTLTAALTLGAAPAPAASASTSASTGDAPVGRGVRTDISTAFALPGERVFPEGIAADPRSGTVYVGSYTNGAVYRARPGARTAEVFLPPGTDGRHTANGLRVDGHGRLWVTDSTAGVSVYDTRSGARLAHFEIPGSGPRFLNDLAVTPDGTAYLTDSVRAVVYRVTPEQLAAGSGPLLPAYDLSGLLTPSPAGSFSLNGITADPAGRFLLTVDMTAGDLHRIDPVSGAVSRVALTGGDLKTADGLDLAPGGVLRAAQNTRNTLSRWQVSADGTRARLVRTVTDPALQIPTTLVQVPGRTLVVRSQFDKDGGPLPSTGGAPTQFTVASVRGF; translated from the coding sequence ATGAAGAGGCTCCTGCCCGTCGCCCTGCTGACCCTGACCGCGGCCCTGACCCTCGGCGCGGCCCCCGCCCCCGCCGCCTCGGCCTCGACCTCGGCCTCGACCGGCGACGCCCCCGTCGGCCGGGGAGTCCGTACGGACATCTCCACCGCCTTCGCCCTGCCCGGCGAGCGGGTCTTCCCGGAGGGCATAGCCGCCGACCCCCGCTCCGGCACGGTCTACGTCGGCTCCTACACGAACGGCGCCGTCTACCGGGCCCGCCCCGGCGCCCGCACCGCGGAGGTCTTCCTGCCCCCGGGCACCGACGGGCGGCACACCGCGAACGGGCTGCGGGTCGACGGGCACGGCCGGCTCTGGGTGACCGACTCCACCGCGGGCGTCTCGGTCTACGACACCCGCTCGGGGGCCCGGCTCGCCCACTTCGAGATCCCCGGGAGCGGGCCGCGCTTCCTCAACGACCTGGCCGTCACCCCGGACGGCACCGCCTACCTCACCGACAGCGTCCGCGCGGTGGTCTACCGGGTCACCCCGGAGCAACTCGCCGCAGGCTCCGGGCCGCTGCTGCCCGCGTACGACCTGAGCGGGCTGCTCACCCCCTCCCCGGCGGGCAGCTTCAGCCTCAACGGCATCACGGCGGACCCGGCCGGGCGGTTCCTGCTCACCGTCGACATGACGGCCGGCGATCTCCACCGCATCGACCCGGTCTCCGGGGCGGTGTCCCGCGTCGCCCTGACCGGCGGGGACCTGAAGACCGCCGACGGCCTCGACCTCGCCCCCGGCGGGGTGCTGCGCGCGGCCCAGAACACGCGCAACACCCTGAGCCGCTGGCAGGTGTCGGCCGACGGTACGCGGGCCCGCCTGGTCCGCACCGTCACGGACCCCGCGCTCCAGATCCCGACCACGCTGGTGCAGGTGCCGGGGCGGACCCTGGTGGTCCGGTCCCAGTTCGACAAGGACGGCGGGCCGCTGCCCTCGACCGGCGGCGCGCCGACACAGTTCACGGTCGCCTCGGTCCGCGGGTTCTGA
- a CDS encoding response regulator transcription factor yields MRSEGTEDPVNAPAGLRVVLAEDSVLLREGLVGLLARFGHRTVAAVGDAAALEAAVAEHRPDIVVTDVRMPPDHTDEGLRAAVRLRETRPDLPVLVLSQYVQRSYAAELLDSGDGTAVGYLLKDRVGQVEEFLDAVARVAAGGTVVDPEVVRRLISRRRDPLERLTAREREVLALVAEGHSNAEVSRRLTVSEAAVGKHIGNILMKLDLPPAQESHRRVLAVLAYLRG; encoded by the coding sequence TTGCGTTCCGAAGGCACCGAAGATCCGGTAAACGCCCCGGCGGGCCTGCGCGTGGTCCTCGCCGAGGACTCCGTGCTGCTCCGCGAGGGCCTCGTCGGTCTGCTCGCCCGCTTCGGCCACCGCACGGTGGCCGCCGTCGGCGACGCGGCCGCGCTCGAAGCGGCCGTCGCCGAGCACCGGCCGGACATCGTCGTCACCGACGTGCGGATGCCCCCGGACCACACCGACGAGGGACTGCGGGCGGCCGTGCGGCTGCGCGAGACCCGGCCGGACCTGCCCGTCCTGGTCCTCTCCCAGTACGTGCAGCGCTCGTACGCCGCCGAGCTGCTCGATTCCGGCGACGGGACGGCCGTCGGGTACCTGCTCAAGGACCGCGTCGGGCAGGTCGAGGAGTTCCTCGACGCGGTCGCGCGGGTGGCGGCCGGCGGGACCGTGGTCGACCCCGAGGTGGTGCGCCGGCTCATCAGCCGCCGCCGCGACCCCCTGGAACGGCTGACGGCCCGCGAGCGGGAGGTCCTCGCCCTGGTGGCCGAGGGACACTCCAACGCCGAGGTGTCCCGCCGGCTCACCGTCTCGGAGGCGGCGGTGGGCAAGCACATCGGGAACATCCTGATGAAGCTCGACCTGCCCCCGGCGCAGGAATCCCACCGCCGGGTCCTCGCGGTGCTGGCCTACCTGCGCGGCTGA
- a CDS encoding sensor histidine kinase, with product MPLSLPVPGRYLRTARPWRAAAYLLSGGIIGALAFAVLTLLAVSGAVLAVVLVGLPLLAALALAGVPFAAVERRRLRLWDPGSAPLPDPHRDPDRTGLAAWARTRFREQATWRELGYAVLAATLLWPLELLAVGTALLLPADLLATPVLLALDGEQANPLKIHGITGYPEALLCAAVGLLLLPLFLYALGVAAAARAALARLMLGPGPADLAVKVTELTSSRARLAAAFDAERRRIERDLHDGAQQRLVALSMALGLARLDAPPGSPLAAQLAAAHAEAGLALTSLRELVHGIHPQVLSDRGLPDAVADIADRSPIPVDTDFDLPGRLPEPAESAGYFFVSEALANAAKHSGAGRITVTGRHDGTRLTVEVADDGRGGADAGRGSGLTGLADRVSVVDGRLTLTSPPGGPTLLRVEIPCVPKAPKIR from the coding sequence ATGCCGCTCTCCCTCCCCGTCCCGGGCCGGTACCTGCGCACCGCCCGGCCGTGGCGCGCCGCCGCCTACCTGCTCTCCGGCGGCATCATCGGCGCGCTCGCCTTCGCCGTGCTGACCCTGCTCGCCGTGTCCGGGGCGGTGCTCGCCGTCGTCCTCGTGGGGCTTCCGCTGCTCGCCGCGCTCGCGCTGGCCGGCGTACCGTTCGCGGCCGTCGAGCGCCGCCGGCTGCGTTTGTGGGACCCGGGCTCCGCGCCGCTGCCCGACCCGCACCGCGATCCGGACCGTACGGGGCTCGCGGCGTGGGCCCGCACCCGCTTCCGCGAGCAGGCGACCTGGCGGGAACTGGGCTACGCGGTGCTCGCCGCCACCCTGCTGTGGCCGCTGGAACTGCTCGCCGTGGGCACCGCGCTCCTCCTGCCCGCCGACCTCCTGGCGACGCCGGTACTGCTCGCCCTCGACGGGGAACAGGCCAACCCCCTCAAGATCCACGGCATCACCGGCTACCCCGAGGCCCTGCTGTGCGCCGCCGTCGGCCTGCTCCTCCTGCCGCTCTTCCTCTACGCGCTCGGCGTGGCGGCGGCCGCCCGCGCGGCCCTGGCCCGGCTGATGCTCGGCCCCGGCCCCGCAGACCTGGCCGTCAAGGTCACCGAGCTGACCAGCTCCCGGGCCCGGCTGGCGGCCGCCTTCGACGCCGAACGGCGGCGCATCGAACGGGACTTGCACGACGGCGCGCAGCAGCGGCTCGTCGCGCTGTCCATGGCCCTGGGCCTGGCCCGGCTCGACGCCCCGCCCGGCAGCCCGCTCGCCGCGCAACTGGCCGCCGCACACGCCGAGGCCGGGCTGGCGCTGACCTCGCTGCGCGAGCTCGTCCACGGCATCCACCCGCAGGTGCTCAGCGACCGGGGCCTGCCCGACGCCGTCGCCGACATCGCCGACCGCTCGCCGATCCCGGTCGACACCGACTTCGACCTCCCCGGCCGGCTCCCCGAACCGGCAGAGTCCGCCGGGTACTTCTTCGTCAGCGAGGCCCTGGCCAACGCGGCCAAGCACAGCGGGGCGGGCCGCATCACCGTCACCGGACGGCACGACGGAACCCGGCTCACCGTGGAGGTGGCCGACGACGGCCGCGGCGGCGCGGACGCGGGGCGGGGGAGCGGACTGACGGGACTCGCCGACCGGGTGTCCGTCGTGGACGGCAGACTGACCCTGACCAGTCCTCCTGGAGGTCCGACCCTGCTGCGTGTGGAGATCCCTTGCGTTCCGAAGGCACCGAAGATCCGGTAA
- a CDS encoding FtsX-like permease family protein, which produces MLKIALRSLRRRWMTQVGTFVAVALGVALMTVMGLGLAASAALPDGAEVVGLNSMLGTAGGVSSFVAAFVVASTFSYAVAARRRELGLLRLAGSTPGQLRRLVMTEAAAVGLAGSAAGIVLGRAGAPLMARWTVTQGLAPAGYAIGDQTWPLHTAFWTGLLVALSGAYAASRRAGRVGPLEALREAVTDERPMTPGRWVAGGGLLLGAVAFVAWRLGSDPGTLLKRKTYTWQPMLLISACGMLAPVLVRPVVRLLMWVPVRLTSYAGRVVRANAAAGIRRTAAVAAPVLVMVALTGSLLGAAWTVTGAKTAEARARTGADYVLTGGRLPDSAEIAGVPAGSVLAVADTRLTVLEEGFVKVPTEASAVDPAALAEVSRLPVVAGSVADLDDGGIIVTEEWWQHRVGDSVPLWRADGTAARLRIVAVMRTGTGNNGAYVTPRNAPGAEVSRVEVRAPASAAPAVRAAAARYGATAHTKEEWLTATHPRTNRFTVLGYVLVLGIALLYTAIALANTLLMATSDRAGDLRLLRLAGATRGQVLAVTTAESLLAVAVGTVLGTAVTAVNLAGMRAALAALGVDSPVVVPWLAMGAVAGLCAVLAALCTLLPAARALRRRTGRRRVRSGETPGIGAELAELASV; this is translated from the coding sequence ATGCTGAAGATCGCGTTGAGGTCGCTGCGGCGGCGCTGGATGACACAGGTGGGAACGTTCGTGGCGGTGGCCCTGGGGGTCGCGCTGATGACCGTCATGGGGCTGGGGCTCGCCGCTTCGGCGGCGCTGCCGGATGGTGCCGAAGTGGTGGGCCTCAACTCCATGCTGGGCACCGCGGGCGGGGTGAGCTCGTTCGTGGCGGCCTTCGTGGTGGCGTCGACCTTCTCCTACGCCGTGGCCGCGCGGCGGCGCGAGCTGGGGCTGCTGCGGCTGGCCGGATCGACGCCGGGGCAGCTGCGGCGCCTCGTGATGACGGAGGCGGCGGCCGTCGGGCTGGCCGGGTCGGCGGCCGGGATCGTCCTGGGCCGGGCGGGTGCGCCGCTGATGGCCCGCTGGACGGTGACGCAGGGGCTGGCGCCCGCCGGGTACGCGATCGGGGACCAGACCTGGCCGCTGCACACGGCGTTCTGGACCGGGCTGCTGGTCGCGCTGTCGGGGGCGTACGCCGCTTCCCGGCGGGCGGGCCGGGTCGGTCCGCTGGAGGCGCTGCGCGAGGCCGTGACCGACGAGCGGCCCATGACCCCGGGGCGCTGGGTGGCCGGGGGCGGGCTGCTGCTGGGTGCGGTCGCCTTCGTGGCGTGGCGGCTCGGTTCCGACCCGGGCACGCTGCTCAAGCGCAAGACGTACACCTGGCAGCCGATGCTGCTGATCTCCGCGTGCGGGATGCTGGCGCCGGTGCTCGTACGGCCCGTCGTGCGGCTGCTGATGTGGGTCCCGGTCCGGCTGACCTCCTACGCGGGCCGGGTGGTGCGGGCGAACGCCGCCGCCGGGATCCGCCGGACGGCCGCGGTGGCGGCGCCGGTGCTGGTGATGGTCGCGCTGACCGGATCGCTGCTGGGCGCGGCCTGGACGGTGACCGGGGCGAAGACGGCGGAGGCCCGTGCCCGGACCGGCGCGGACTACGTGCTGACCGGCGGGCGGCTGCCGGACTCCGCCGAGATCGCCGGCGTCCCGGCGGGGAGCGTCCTCGCGGTGGCCGACACCCGGCTGACGGTGCTGGAGGAGGGGTTCGTGAAGGTGCCGACGGAGGCCTCGGCGGTCGATCCGGCGGCGCTGGCGGAGGTCTCCCGGCTGCCGGTGGTGGCGGGCTCGGTCGCGGACCTGGACGACGGCGGCATCATCGTCACGGAGGAGTGGTGGCAGCACCGGGTGGGCGACTCGGTACCGCTGTGGCGGGCGGACGGTACCGCCGCCCGGCTGCGGATCGTGGCGGTGATGCGGACGGGCACCGGCAACAACGGGGCATACGTCACCCCGCGCAACGCGCCCGGCGCCGAGGTCTCGCGCGTCGAGGTGCGGGCGCCCGCGTCCGCGGCTCCCGCGGTCCGCGCGGCGGCGGCCCGTTACGGGGCCACGGCCCACACCAAGGAGGAGTGGCTGACGGCGACGCACCCGCGCACGAACCGCTTCACGGTGCTCGGCTACGTCCTGGTCCTGGGCATCGCCCTGCTCTACACGGCGATCGCGCTGGCCAACACCCTGCTGATGGCCACCTCCGACCGGGCCGGCGACCTGCGCCTGCTCCGGCTGGCCGGGGCCACCCGGGGCCAGGTCCTCGCGGTGACGACGGCCGAATCCCTGCTCGCGGTCGCGGTCGGCACCGTCCTCGGGACCGCGGTCACCGCGGTCAACCTGGCGGGCATGCGCGCCGCCCTCGCGGCCCTCGGGGTGGACTCGCCGGTGGTGGTCCCCTGGCTCGCGATGGGGGCGGTCGCCGGTCTCTGCGCCGTGCTCGCGGCCCTGTGCACCCTGCTGCCGGCGGCCCGCGCCCTGCGCCGCCGGACAGGACGGCGCAGGGTGCGGTCGGGTGAAACACCCGGTATCGGTGCCGAGTTGGCTGAGTTGGCCTCGGTCTGA